The proteins below come from a single Zhouia spongiae genomic window:
- a CDS encoding FMN-binding protein — MYKEIKEVFQEETFELLAVKIDKEINSQLSTKITGENLYRIQKGDELLGYVFVDKAPSKTAQFDYMVLFDKNLVVKRTKVLVYREEYGGEIGSKRWLRQFEGKKKNENLNDIAAISGATISVNSMTKAVNNLLASLGYLYDNKIIE; from the coding sequence GTGTACAAAGAAATAAAAGAAGTTTTTCAAGAAGAAACATTTGAGCTTTTAGCGGTAAAGATTGATAAAGAGATAAACAGTCAGTTGTCGACTAAGATAACTGGAGAAAATTTATACAGGATACAAAAAGGAGATGAGCTTTTAGGTTATGTTTTTGTAGATAAGGCCCCAAGTAAGACAGCTCAGTTTGACTATATGGTTTTATTTGATAAGAATCTGGTTGTTAAAAGAACTAAGGTGCTGGTTTATCGTGAGGAATATGGAGGAGAAATAGGAAGTAAGCGTTGGTTGAGACAATTTGAAGGAAAGAAAAAAAATGAAAATCTCAATGATATAGCCGCAATTTCCGGTGCAACAATTTCAGTAAATTCGATGACCAAAGCAGTGAATAATCTTTTGGCTTCACTGGGCTATTTGTATGATAATAAAATAATTGAATGA
- a CDS encoding hydroxymethylglutaryl-CoA lyase, translated as MSEVKIIECPRDAMQGIKDFIPTQKKADYIQSLLRVGFDTIDFGSFVSPKAIPQMVDTADVLQKLDLSSAVSKLLAIVANVRGAVDASKFEAINYLGYPFSISENFQMRNTHKTIAESIDVLKEILEIAYKADKEVVAYLSMGFGNPYGDPWNVDIVGDWTEKLSSMGVRILSLSDTVGSSTPDVITYLFSNLIPQYTNIEFGAHLHTTPGSWYEKVDAAYKAGCKRFDGAIMGYGGCPMAKDKLTGNMPTERLLSYFNTEKAHTGLGAMSFESAYNESLKIFRNYH; from the coding sequence ATGAGCGAAGTTAAAATTATAGAGTGTCCGCGTGACGCCATGCAGGGAATTAAAGATTTTATTCCTACTCAGAAAAAGGCAGACTATATTCAGTCTCTGCTTCGGGTAGGGTTTGATACTATTGACTTCGGTAGCTTTGTTTCGCCTAAGGCCATACCTCAAATGGTGGATACGGCCGATGTTCTGCAAAAGCTGGATCTTTCTTCAGCCGTGAGTAAGCTCCTGGCTATTGTTGCCAATGTAAGAGGAGCTGTGGATGCTTCAAAATTTGAGGCCATAAATTATTTAGGGTACCCTTTTTCAATATCGGAGAACTTCCAGATGCGTAATACGCATAAAACCATCGCAGAAAGCATTGATGTCCTCAAAGAGATATTAGAAATAGCTTATAAGGCTGATAAAGAGGTTGTGGCATATTTGTCAATGGGCTTTGGAAATCCCTATGGTGATCCGTGGAATGTTGATATAGTTGGTGATTGGACTGAGAAACTATCATCTATGGGCGTTCGTATTCTTTCGTTGTCCGATACTGTCGGTTCTTCAACGCCAGATGTTATTACATACTTATTTTCCAACCTGATTCCACAATACACAAACATTGAGTTCGGAGCACATTTGCATACAACACCGGGCAGTTGGTATGAAAAGGTCGATGCAGCATATAAAGCCGGGTGTAAGCGGTTTGACGGAGCTATTATGGGGTATGGCGGATGTCCGATGGCTAAAGATAAGCTGACTGGTAATATGCCGACAGAAAGACTGCTTTCATACTTTAATACAGAAAAAGCTCATACAGGTCTTGGCGCAATGAGTTTTGAGAGTGCCTATAACGAATCGTTAAAGATATTTAGAAATTATCATTAG
- the pepT gene encoding peptidase T: protein MNEIIDRFISYVTIDTQSDPDSNTTPSTKKQWDLANKLVEELKNMGMQDVSIDENAYIMATLPSNVEHEVPAIGFVAHFDTTPDYSGTNVKPQIINNYDGKDIVLNKENNIILSPDYFEDLLLYKGQTLITTDGTTLLGADDKAGITEIMEAMKYLINNPGIKHGKIRVGFTPDEEIGRGAHKFDVKKFGADWAYTMDGSQIGELEYENFNAAGVVVKLSGKSVHPGYAKGKMVNSLIIANEFLSLLPPREIPQSTEEREGFFHFYGIKGDVELTQIDGIIRDHDRNNFEARKELILQIADDLKSKYGDDAVSIEIKDQYYNMREKVEPVFHIVEIAEEAMKQLGITPIIKPIRGGTDGSQLSYMGLPCPNIFAGGHNFHGRYEYIPVESMVKATEVIVKIAELTANKYKN, encoded by the coding sequence ATGAATGAGATTATTGATCGTTTTATCAGTTACGTTACGATAGATACACAATCTGATCCAGATAGCAATACAACTCCCAGCACAAAAAAGCAATGGGATTTAGCTAATAAACTGGTTGAGGAATTAAAAAACATGGGGATGCAGGACGTTTCCATAGACGAAAACGCATATATTATGGCCACGCTGCCTTCTAACGTGGAGCACGAAGTGCCTGCTATTGGTTTTGTAGCACATTTTGACACGACTCCTGATTACAGCGGTACTAATGTCAAGCCTCAAATCATAAATAACTATGACGGAAAAGATATTGTTCTGAACAAAGAAAACAACATCATCCTGTCTCCCGATTATTTTGAAGACCTTTTGCTCTATAAAGGTCAGACGCTCATTACTACCGACGGGACTACACTTTTAGGAGCCGATGATAAAGCCGGTATTACCGAAATCATGGAGGCTATGAAATACCTTATTAATAACCCCGGAATAAAGCATGGAAAAATAAGGGTTGGTTTTACACCGGATGAAGAGATCGGAAGAGGAGCGCACAAATTTGATGTAAAAAAGTTTGGTGCCGACTGGGCCTATACCATGGATGGAAGTCAAATTGGAGAACTCGAATACGAAAACTTCAATGCTGCCGGTGTGGTTGTAAAGCTGAGCGGAAAAAGTGTTCACCCAGGGTATGCTAAAGGGAAAATGGTTAACTCCCTGATCATTGCCAATGAGTTTTTATCATTGTTACCGCCTAGAGAAATTCCTCAGTCAACCGAAGAAAGAGAAGGTTTCTTCCACTTTTACGGAATTAAAGGTGATGTAGAACTGACCCAGATAGATGGAATAATAAGAGACCACGATCGAAATAACTTTGAAGCCCGTAAAGAATTAATACTTCAAATTGCAGACGATTTAAAAAGTAAATATGGCGATGATGCCGTATCTATAGAAATAAAAGACCAGTATTACAATATGCGCGAAAAAGTTGAACCTGTCTTTCATATTGTAGAGATTGCGGAAGAAGCGATGAAACAATTAGGCATAACTCCTATCATCAAACCCATCAGAGGAGGCACAGACGGCTCCCAACTTTCTTACATGGGACTCCCGTGTCCAAATATTTTTGCGGGCGGACATAATTTTCACGGTCGCTACGAATACATACCTGTTGAGAGCATGGTAAAAGCGACAGAAGTAATTGTTAAAATTGCTGAGCTTACGGCCAACAAATACAAAAACTAG
- a CDS encoding quinone-dependent dihydroorotate dehydrogenase, with protein sequence MYKLLIRPVLFLFDPEKVHYFTFSAIRTLHKIPGVPAFIRGVFKVEDKRLEREVFGLNFKNPVGLAAGFDKDARLFNEFSNFGFGFIEIGTLTPKPQAGNPKKRLFRLKADSAIINRMGFNNGGVDEAVERLKKNKGVLIGGNIGKNKVTPNEEAVTDYMVCFEALYDFVDYFVVNVSSPNTPNLRALQDKEPLTLLLNTLQELNNKKPVQKPILLKIAPDLTDDQLLDIIDIVKDTGIAGVIATNTTISRDGLVSENKKEAGGLSGKPLTDRSTEVIRFLAEKSNKAFPIIGVGGIHSAQDAIEKLEAGADLVQVYTGFIYQGPKLIKDINKALLA encoded by the coding sequence ATGTATAAGCTTCTTATTCGTCCCGTTCTTTTCCTTTTCGACCCTGAAAAGGTACATTATTTTACTTTTTCTGCAATTCGTACACTACATAAGATTCCGGGAGTGCCGGCTTTCATCAGGGGAGTCTTTAAGGTAGAGGATAAACGTTTAGAGCGGGAGGTTTTCGGACTGAATTTTAAGAACCCGGTAGGGTTGGCGGCCGGATTCGATAAAGATGCCCGTCTTTTTAATGAATTTTCAAATTTTGGATTTGGATTTATAGAGATAGGAACCCTCACGCCTAAACCTCAAGCTGGTAACCCCAAAAAGAGACTATTCAGACTGAAGGCAGATAGCGCTATAATTAACCGTATGGGCTTTAATAACGGCGGGGTTGATGAGGCTGTTGAAAGGTTGAAAAAGAATAAAGGGGTGCTTATCGGTGGAAATATAGGAAAGAATAAGGTTACTCCAAATGAAGAAGCCGTTACTGATTATATGGTATGTTTTGAAGCGCTATATGATTTTGTTGATTATTTTGTGGTGAATGTGAGTTCACCAAACACACCCAACTTAAGGGCGCTCCAGGATAAAGAACCGTTAACATTACTGTTAAACACCTTACAAGAACTTAATAATAAAAAGCCTGTTCAAAAACCTATTTTGCTCAAAATAGCTCCCGATTTAACAGACGATCAGTTGCTCGATATTATAGATATAGTTAAAGATACCGGGATAGCCGGGGTGATAGCGACCAATACGACTATCTCAAGAGATGGACTGGTCTCTGAGAATAAAAAAGAAGCGGGAGGGTTAAGCGGCAAACCGCTGACGGACAGATCTACGGAAGTGATCAGGTTTTTAGCAGAAAAAAGCAATAAAGCTTTCCCGATCATAGGTGTTGGAGGAATTCATTCTGCACAGGATGCCATAGAAAAGTTAGAGGCCGGAGCAGATTTGGTACAGGTCTATACCGGATTTATATATCAGGGACCTAAGTTGATAAAGGATATAAATAAAGCCTTACTCGCTTAG
- the guaB gene encoding IMP dehydrogenase: MKAHDAKIVGEGLTYDDVLLVPNYSEVLPREVNIQAKFTKNITLNVPIVAAAMDTVTESAMAIAMAREGGIGVLHKNMTAEQQALEVRKVKRAESGMIIDPVTLPLTAKVADAKQCMKEHSIGGIPIVDEDGFLKGIVTNRDLRFEKQEDRSITEVMTSENLVTVAEGTSLKDAEHILQGNKIEKLPVVNGAQKLVGLITFRDIVKLTQKPIANKDKYGRLRVAAAIGVTGDAVERAEVLVNAGIDAIVIDTAHGHTKGVVTVLKEVKKAFPELDIVVGNIATPEAALYLAENGADAVKVGIGPGSICTTRVVAGVGFPQFSAVLEVSAALKGTGVPVIADGGIRYTGDIPKAIAAGADCVMLGSLLAGTKESPGETIIYEGRKFKSYRGMGSVEAMNKGSKDRYFQDVEDDIKKLVPEGIVGRVPYKGELNESMHQFIGGLRAGMGYCGAKDINALKENGRFVKITGSGIKESHPHNITITKEAPNYSR; the protein is encoded by the coding sequence ATGAAAGCTCACGATGCTAAAATTGTTGGCGAAGGTCTGACCTACGACGACGTTCTTCTCGTACCTAATTACTCAGAGGTACTCCCCCGCGAAGTAAATATTCAGGCAAAATTTACTAAAAACATCACTCTGAATGTACCTATCGTAGCTGCTGCTATGGATACTGTAACCGAATCGGCAATGGCAATAGCAATGGCCAGAGAAGGTGGAATCGGAGTGCTGCATAAGAATATGACTGCAGAGCAACAAGCTTTAGAAGTTCGTAAAGTGAAGCGTGCTGAAAGCGGTATGATTATAGATCCTGTTACATTACCACTCACTGCTAAGGTTGCAGATGCAAAGCAATGCATGAAAGAGCATAGTATTGGAGGTATTCCGATAGTAGATGAGGATGGGTTTTTAAAAGGGATTGTTACCAATAGGGACTTAAGGTTTGAGAAACAAGAAGACCGCTCTATTACGGAAGTGATGACGAGTGAAAACCTGGTAACGGTTGCTGAAGGGACCTCGCTTAAAGATGCCGAACATATTTTACAGGGAAATAAGATTGAAAAATTACCTGTAGTAAATGGAGCCCAAAAGCTGGTGGGCTTAATAACCTTTAGGGATATAGTCAAGCTGACCCAGAAGCCAATCGCAAATAAGGATAAGTACGGTCGTTTAAGAGTAGCTGCCGCTATAGGTGTTACCGGTGATGCCGTGGAAAGAGCCGAAGTACTGGTTAATGCCGGTATAGATGCCATTGTTATAGATACGGCACATGGACACACGAAAGGAGTGGTTACTGTATTGAAAGAGGTGAAGAAGGCTTTTCCTGAACTAGATATAGTGGTTGGTAATATAGCTACCCCGGAGGCTGCACTGTATTTAGCCGAAAATGGTGCGGATGCAGTTAAAGTAGGGATAGGGCCCGGGTCGATTTGTACAACGAGAGTAGTTGCAGGTGTAGGATTTCCACAATTCTCTGCTGTTCTTGAGGTTTCGGCGGCATTAAAGGGAACCGGCGTTCCGGTGATAGCTGACGGAGGTATCCGCTATACTGGTGATATACCAAAGGCGATAGCAGCAGGCGCCGATTGTGTAATGCTTGGATCACTTTTGGCCGGTACCAAAGAATCTCCGGGAGAGACCATTATCTATGAAGGTAGAAAGTTCAAGTCATATAGAGGGATGGGATCGGTAGAAGCCATGAATAAGGGTAGTAAAGACAGGTACTTCCAGGATGTAGAGGATGATATTAAGAAGCTGGTTCCGGAAGGAATAGTAGGTCGTGTACCTTATAAAGGTGAACTAAATGAGAGTATGCACCAGTTTATCGGAGGCTTGAGGGCCGGGATGGGGTACTGTGGTGCTAAGGATATAAATGCATTGAAAGAAAACGGACGTTTTGTGAAGATTACGGGTAGTGGTATTAAGGAGAGCCACCCTCATAATATTACAATAACCAAAGAAGCGCCTAATTATAGCAGATAA
- a CDS encoding N-6 DNA methylase, with protein sequence MLTREEKQEFRSELFKHLDGIVIAPTVYSLYQNKVIACINNSGVPVSVIELSAAFNANPGYLNVALRLLSSQGWINYQVNNKTGNITIRKNENTGHLMLYTELYMTAVSLMKLTRKTGLDELTQELVLAMEKLFTTLQEAKTQHDFTDGKNKKVYLQVLSHIEGVLIGPLIVILGRGGMFHKYFMEASFKPEEYHKKPQIFKQVLDILTKLNWFSKKNGTYRFTEKGLFFAKRASAYGVTVSYTPTLRNLDQLIFGDYKPLRNIEPNKPEPHIYREMNVWGSGGAHAVYFKKIDEIILDIFNKEPVTEQPKGILDMGCGNGAFLIHLYNLIEKQTKRGKHLDEHPLFLVGADYNEAALKVTRANMIQADIWAKVIWGDISNPVLLEQTLNKDYNIQLKELLNVRTFLDHNRIWKKPDHQPKFISKSTGAFAHKGDILMNNDVEQNLTEHLTLWKPYVKKFGLLVIELHTIPPQLTAGNIGKTAATAYDATHGYSDQYIVEIEVFENAAKKAGLYIDKKNFAKFPDSELATISICLLTGN encoded by the coding sequence ATGCTTACCAGAGAAGAAAAGCAAGAATTCAGATCCGAACTTTTTAAGCATCTCGACGGAATCGTTATTGCTCCGACGGTATACAGTTTATATCAAAACAAAGTGATAGCCTGTATAAATAATTCAGGTGTCCCCGTATCAGTCATCGAGCTATCTGCTGCCTTCAATGCAAATCCCGGTTATCTGAATGTTGCCCTCAGGCTCTTAAGTTCTCAAGGATGGATAAATTACCAGGTAAACAACAAAACGGGAAACATCACAATCCGGAAAAACGAAAACACCGGTCATCTTATGCTTTATACTGAGCTCTATATGACAGCTGTCAGTCTTATGAAGCTGACCCGGAAAACAGGATTGGATGAATTGACCCAGGAGCTTGTTTTAGCTATGGAAAAACTTTTTACCACCCTTCAGGAAGCAAAAACACAGCATGATTTTACGGATGGTAAAAACAAAAAGGTATACCTGCAGGTATTGTCGCATATCGAAGGAGTCCTAATCGGCCCCCTGATTGTCATTCTGGGCAGAGGTGGCATGTTCCACAAATACTTTATGGAAGCATCATTCAAACCTGAAGAATACCATAAAAAACCCCAAATATTTAAACAGGTATTAGACATCCTGACGAAACTAAACTGGTTTTCCAAAAAGAATGGTACATACCGTTTCACCGAAAAAGGCTTATTCTTTGCGAAACGGGCCAGCGCATACGGAGTAACTGTGTCTTACACCCCTACCCTAAGAAACTTAGACCAGTTAATTTTCGGCGATTACAAACCCTTAAGGAATATCGAACCTAACAAACCTGAACCTCATATATACAGGGAAATGAATGTATGGGGAAGCGGGGGAGCACATGCCGTTTATTTCAAAAAAATAGATGAAATCATACTTGACATCTTTAACAAAGAACCTGTGACCGAACAACCTAAAGGGATTTTGGATATGGGATGCGGGAACGGGGCTTTTTTAATTCACCTGTACAATCTGATTGAAAAACAAACTAAAAGAGGAAAACACCTGGATGAACATCCTTTATTTTTAGTAGGGGCAGATTATAACGAAGCAGCCCTGAAAGTTACCAGGGCTAACATGATACAGGCTGATATTTGGGCAAAAGTCATCTGGGGAGATATCAGCAATCCTGTATTATTAGAACAGACCCTCAACAAAGATTATAATATCCAGTTAAAGGAACTTCTTAATGTCCGTACTTTTTTAGATCACAACCGGATCTGGAAAAAACCAGATCATCAGCCAAAATTCATAAGCAAATCTACCGGAGCTTTTGCACACAAAGGAGACATCCTGATGAATAATGATGTGGAGCAGAATCTTACAGAACATTTAACCCTATGGAAGCCTTATGTTAAAAAATTCGGGCTACTGGTTATTGAACTCCATACCATCCCCCCACAATTAACTGCCGGAAACATAGGAAAAACGGCTGCTACAGCCTATGATGCCACCCATGGTTATTCCGATCAATACATTGTAGAGATAGAGGTGTTTGAAAATGCAGCAAAGAAAGCCGGCCTGTATATCGACAAGAAAAACTTTGCCAAATTCCCCGATTCCGAACTGGCTACTATCAGCATTTGTTTATTAACAGGTAACTAA
- a CDS encoding DinB family protein, whose translation MKLRSVFLFVCAFVLSTTLFSQNSLSEKDKAHAVKYLNETETELVKAVSGLNDEQLNFKPSEESWSIANCVEHLALSENNLMAAIKKSMEEKASAETIKELQMSDGDLLTIITDRSNKVKTSKPFEPSDSFGSYSETLKAFKDRRKNSIKFVKSDNVNLRNYVLNFPFGKIDAYQAILFMSGHTNRHVQQIEEIKADQNFPK comes from the coding sequence ATGAAACTGAGATCCGTATTCCTTTTCGTTTGTGCTTTCGTACTCAGCACAACCCTTTTTTCCCAAAATTCATTATCCGAAAAAGACAAAGCCCATGCCGTTAAATACCTCAATGAAACAGAAACAGAGCTTGTAAAAGCCGTAAGCGGCCTTAATGATGAACAATTAAATTTCAAACCCTCTGAAGAATCGTGGTCTATAGCCAATTGTGTCGAACATCTGGCTCTCTCAGAAAACAACCTGATGGCTGCCATTAAAAAATCTATGGAAGAAAAAGCCAGTGCTGAAACCATAAAAGAGTTACAAATGAGTGACGGCGACCTTCTGACAATAATCACCGATCGGTCTAACAAGGTAAAAACATCCAAACCTTTTGAACCGTCGGACAGTTTTGGATCTTATAGCGAAACCCTCAAAGCGTTTAAGGATCGTCGCAAGAACAGCATCAAATTCGTTAAAAGCGACAATGTTAATTTAAGGAACTATGTTCTGAATTTTCCCTTTGGAAAAATTGATGCCTATCAGGCTATATTATTTATGTCCGGGCACACCAACAGGCATGTTCAGCAAATAGAAGAAATAAAAGCCGATCAAAACTTTCCAAAATAA
- a CDS encoding M14 metallopeptidase family protein: MKPTLLIIAFLSALIATSQPVKSPSGFLGYELGSYFSRHHQVIDYYKHLARTYPEKIRLEEYGKTYEGRELLLVFISSEENINNLENIRKTHLNTAKGNDPGNKVIVWLSYNVHGNEAVSTEASMRTSYELLTGKQEWLENTIVIIDPCVNPDGRDRYVNWYNQFKNSPYNADPNSKEHHEEWLSGRPNHYMFDLNRDWAWITQKESQQRLKMYNKWLPHVHVDFHEQGVDAPYYFAPAAEPLHEVITDWQKEFQATIGKNHAKYFDEKGWLYFTKEIFDLLYPSYGDTYPTYNGAIGMTYEQGGSGRAGLGIINSNGDTLTLKDRIAHHNTTGLSTIEISSLNEKRLNEEFKKFYHKQDFKYKSYVLSGDPGKIQLLTDLLDAHEIVYGYADRPSTVKGYDFSEGKNGSVKTTKNDLVISTNQLKGTLVKVLFEPKTKLSDSLTYDITAWSLPYAYGLNAIASENHIPATEKNENFSSSIHFSADNYAYVGNWKSMNDARFLATLINYKVRVRYTTEPFEVRGQLFDRGSLIITTADNKHNPAFLSQLKEASDKHKKELVVAETGFVDSGKDFGSNAVKMIPKVKIGILSGPPFSTLSFGEVWHYFEQQLKYPVSVLGLSYFNQINLSEYDVLILPETRDQINDNVVKLIKKWVENGGKLISIGSSVNNLADDSDFGISHKKEDNDNEVDEGNSVDLTPFSGHERDYMKKMITGAIFKAKVDKTHPMSFGYDDHYFTLKLNSSAYEFLKGGNAVYINEKHSPYNGFAGSDAIAKQKNTVVLGSNPLGKGQIVIMVDNPLFRGFWENGKLFIANSVFFLGN; the protein is encoded by the coding sequence TTCAGGGTTTTTAGGATATGAATTGGGAAGTTATTTCTCTCGGCATCATCAGGTTATCGATTATTACAAACATCTGGCCAGGACATATCCGGAAAAAATAAGGCTGGAAGAATACGGAAAAACATATGAAGGCAGAGAGTTGTTATTGGTTTTTATCTCATCCGAAGAAAATATCAACAACCTTGAAAATATCCGGAAAACCCATTTGAACACTGCTAAGGGGAATGATCCGGGCAATAAGGTTATTGTCTGGTTAAGTTATAACGTGCATGGAAATGAAGCTGTCAGCACCGAAGCATCGATGCGTACATCCTACGAACTGCTTACCGGAAAACAGGAGTGGCTCGAAAACACAATCGTGATCATCGATCCGTGTGTAAATCCTGATGGCAGGGACCGATATGTCAATTGGTATAACCAATTCAAAAACTCGCCATATAATGCAGACCCGAACAGTAAGGAACACCATGAAGAGTGGCTGTCGGGCAGACCTAATCATTATATGTTCGACCTCAACCGCGATTGGGCATGGATCACACAAAAAGAAAGTCAGCAGCGCCTTAAAATGTACAATAAGTGGTTACCACATGTCCATGTGGATTTCCACGAACAAGGCGTCGATGCTCCATATTATTTTGCTCCTGCAGCCGAACCGTTACACGAAGTCATTACCGACTGGCAAAAAGAGTTCCAGGCTACTATTGGAAAAAACCACGCAAAATATTTTGATGAAAAGGGCTGGCTTTATTTTACGAAGGAGATTTTCGATCTATTATATCCCAGCTACGGGGACACATACCCTACATACAATGGTGCAATCGGCATGACCTACGAGCAAGGCGGCAGCGGAAGAGCCGGTCTGGGGATCATAAACAGCAACGGGGACACCTTAACCCTTAAAGATCGTATTGCCCATCACAACACAACAGGCTTATCTACGATAGAGATCTCGTCATTGAACGAAAAAAGACTTAATGAAGAATTCAAGAAGTTTTATCATAAACAGGATTTCAAATACAAAAGCTATGTGCTATCAGGCGATCCAGGCAAGATTCAGCTGCTTACAGACCTGCTCGATGCACATGAAATAGTATATGGATATGCTGACCGCCCTTCAACTGTTAAGGGCTACGATTTTTCCGAAGGCAAAAACGGATCTGTAAAGACAACAAAAAATGATCTTGTAATAAGCACAAACCAGTTAAAAGGTACTCTTGTCAAAGTTCTTTTTGAACCCAAAACAAAACTGAGTGACTCCCTCACCTACGACATCACCGCCTGGTCATTACCTTATGCATATGGTTTAAATGCCATCGCATCGGAAAACCATATTCCCGCAACCGAAAAGAACGAAAACTTTTCTTCAAGCATTCATTTCTCGGCAGATAATTATGCTTATGTCGGAAACTGGAAAAGCATGAATGACGCCAGGTTCCTCGCTACACTTATTAACTACAAGGTCAGGGTACGCTACACTACGGAACCTTTTGAAGTAAGGGGACAATTGTTCGACCGTGGTAGTCTTATCATAACCACAGCCGACAACAAACATAATCCAGCTTTTTTATCACAACTAAAAGAAGCCAGCGACAAACATAAAAAAGAGCTCGTTGTTGCCGAAACCGGTTTTGTAGATTCGGGAAAGGATTTTGGTTCTAATGCCGTTAAAATGATTCCTAAAGTTAAAATCGGAATATTGTCAGGCCCTCCTTTTTCCACACTAAGCTTTGGTGAGGTATGGCATTATTTTGAACAACAGTTAAAATACCCTGTCTCCGTACTCGGTTTAAGTTATTTTAATCAGATAAATCTTTCCGAATACGATGTCTTAATACTCCCGGAAACAAGAGATCAGATCAACGACAATGTCGTGAAGCTTATTAAAAAATGGGTTGAGAACGGGGGGAAGCTGATATCCATAGGAAGTTCTGTTAACAACCTGGCAGACGACAGCGATTTTGGTATCAGCCATAAAAAAGAAGACAATGATAATGAAGTTGACGAAGGTAATTCTGTCGATTTAACCCCTTTTAGCGGCCATGAAAGGGATTATATGAAGAAAATGATAACCGGTGCGATCTTTAAAGCTAAAGTTGATAAAACCCACCCTATGAGCTTTGGATATGATGATCATTACTTTACTTTAAAATTGAACAGCTCTGCATACGAATTCCTGAAAGGAGGAAATGCCGTTTATATAAACGAAAAACACTCCCCATATAATGGTTTTGCAGGAAGTGACGCTATCGCCAAACAAAAGAACACAGTGGTTTTAGGATCAAACCCTCTCGGAAAAGGTCAAATTGTAATCATGGTTGACAACCCTCTTTTCAGGGGGTTCTGGGAAAACGGAAAGTTATTCATAGCGAACTCCGTATTCTTTTTAGGCAACTAA
- a CDS encoding porin: MKKVILSLVFGALTLTTIAQTLQDSSQSLDPQQQQNAAQRILSGNYGKAVTVGGYGEVLYNQPEGDNGELDVQRLVLLVGYKFSEKVQFVTEVEFEHVEEVYIEQAFVNYNVADNINLRAGLMLVPMGIVNEFHEPTTFNGTERPAVDGSIVPSTWREIGVGVTGRFNELNLGYQAYLFNGFASVNGDKYLGGANGLRNGRQKGIQSTINTPNVSAKIDYYGVPGLRLGFAGYFGRTQAEDDVDMIDGADIAISMVGLDARYAYNRFTARGQFIYAGLSDTEDYNTLYGADLGSALQGWYLEGAYNLLPQQNKQKLFAFARYEQYDTHADTDGALVRNDAYNRNDWTLGLSYHITPGVVFKGDYQIRDNAVSGGDVTNRLNFGVGVWF, from the coding sequence ATGAAAAAAGTAATACTTTCATTAGTCTTTGGAGCTCTAACTTTAACAACTATAGCTCAGACACTTCAGGATTCATCTCAAAGTTTAGATCCTCAACAACAGCAAAATGCTGCTCAGCGTATTTTATCTGGAAATTATGGAAAAGCTGTAACAGTGGGCGGTTATGGTGAAGTTTTGTATAATCAACCGGAGGGTGATAATGGAGAGCTGGATGTTCAGCGCTTAGTTTTATTAGTAGGATACAAGTTTAGTGAAAAGGTGCAGTTTGTAACCGAAGTAGAATTTGAACATGTAGAGGAAGTCTATATTGAGCAAGCATTTGTTAACTATAATGTAGCTGATAATATAAACTTAAGAGCAGGTTTAATGCTTGTGCCAATGGGGATTGTTAATGAGTTTCATGAACCTACAACATTTAATGGAACTGAAAGACCCGCTGTTGACGGATCTATAGTGCCATCTACCTGGAGAGAAATCGGAGTAGGGGTTACTGGTAGATTCAATGAGTTGAACTTAGGTTACCAAGCATATTTATTTAACGGATTTGCATCTGTAAATGGAGATAAATATTTAGGTGGCGCAAATGGATTAAGAAATGGTCGCCAAAAAGGAATTCAGTCTACAATTAATACGCCTAACGTATCTGCAAAGATTGATTATTATGGAGTTCCCGGATTACGTTTAGGGTTTGCAGGATATTTTGGTCGTACGCAGGCTGAAGATGATGTTGATATGATTGATGGGGCAGATATAGCTATTTCAATGGTGGGGTTAGATGCTCGTTATGCTTATAATCGTTTCACGGCCAGGGGGCAGTTTATCTATGCTGGTTTATCTGATACCGAAGATTACAATACTCTTTATGGAGCTGATTTAGGAAGTGCTTTACAAGGGTGGTATTTAGAAGGAGCATATAATTTGCTTCCTCAGCAAAACAAGCAAAAATTGTTTGCTTTTGCCAGGTATGAGCAATATGATACTCATGCCGATACAGATGGGGCTTTAGTTAGAAATGATGCTTATAATAGAAACGACTGGACTCTTGGATTGTCATATCATATAACTCCGGGAGTTGTGTTCAAAGGAGATTACCAAATTAGAGATAATGCAGTTAGCGGCGGAGATGTAACAAACAGATTGAACTTCGGTGTAGGGGTTTGGTTTTAA